A window of Gimesia sp. genomic DNA:
CACACTGCTGGACGGCAGCCTGCTGGCCGGTTCCGGCAGCGACGCCTTTGGTCAGATGGATCTGCTGACAGTCGTAATGCACGAGCTGGGTCACACGCTGGGTCTGGAAGATCTGGACTCAGACGGTACCCTGATGAGCGAGTCGCTGGACGTCTCCGAGCGTCGCCTGCCGAGTGCAGACGATCTCGACGACTTCTTCAGCGGCATCGCCGGCGGAGACAACCCGCTGCTGGACTGATTAAAACAGTCCCGCTGCAAACAGTCCCGACAGGCCCCCGGAAACTCAGGTTTCCGGGGGCTATTTTTATTGATGTAGCGAGTCATTTGTGATGAACGTTTCCAGGTGAACCCGCGCTGCCGGGATGTTGTCGAACAGTTCAGAGGCCGACATCGATATCAGGAGCAACTGTCGGCCAACTGTTTCAGATTCAACATCAACCAGGAGACCAATTAAATGACGGAAGCATCTCATCAGCGTTTGACGATTGATCAGTTCACCAGACAGGCGGTACCGTTTACGAAACTTCAGGGCCACTCGACTTCTCTGGACCTACTGGCTGAACTGTCTCAATTGAAAGACACAGATGAGGTACTGGATGTCGCCTGTGGTCCGGGAATTGTCGCCTGTTATTTTGCGGAAAAAGCTCAGCGTGTGACCGGTGTGGATCTGACGCCGGAAATGCTGAGACAGGCACGACGGAGGCAGGAAGAGCAGGGGTTGCAGAATCTGGAGTGGGTAGAAGGGAGCGGTGAGACGCTTCCGTTTCCAGATGACCGTTTTTCTCTGGTCGTCAGTCGTTATGCGTTTCATCATTTTGAGCGACCTGAGACTGTATTTGCCGAGATGTGTCGGGTTTGCCAGCCGGGGGGAATCGTGTTGGTGGCGGATGTCTGTCTGCCGGCAGAACAGGTGGCAGCATACGATGCACTGGAAAAACTGCGTGACCCCTCGCACGTGCATGTATTGAGTCGGGACGAAATCTGCACGTTGTTTGAGAATCAAAAACTTCAGCAGATTCAATTCGGCGAATACAAAGTGGAGTTGACCGTCGAAGAACAGCTGGCGGCTTCGTTTCCCGTTCCAGGTGGAGCAGAGGAATTCCGCAGACTGCTGGAAAATGACGTGACAGAGAACAGGTACGGCGTGTCCGTACATCAGGAGGCTGGGGCACTGTGCTACGCTGTGCCGATCGTGTCGGCTGCGGGGAGAAAGCCTTAGCTGTTGCCTAGAGAACTGTCTAAACCAGCCAGAGAGCCCTCAGAAGATGACTTCTGAGGGCTCTTTTTTTGCGCCGACACCTTTCTTGTCTCTGCCGTCCGGAATCAGCAGGTTGCTGCAGACACTTTCCCGTTGAGGAGAGCTCGTAGTCCGGGTCTGTCGCATGATCAAATCGTCTTCAGCGGACCGATCCGCATAATCGATACGACAGGAATTCTTATCAAAAGTGTTAAAGCCGTTGTAAAGCAATCTGAACAAAATCGGAATTTGCCTGGGACGATCGTGCGCGGTGATCGCAAAAGGTTGGGTTGTGCTGATTTTATAAGTTGTTCTGATTAAATGGCTTATGCTGCTTATGTCGGTTTTGTCTTTTTTCGGGTTCGTAGCAATGGCACACATCTTGCGGATTGTATCAATCAATCCGAATGATCCGACTTTACAGAATGATCCGGATATGGCGGTTATGAGAATTACAAATGAAATGGCTTCAGAAGTCCTGAAGGGGGCAGCGAAGTCGAGTGCATAAAGAGAGTGTGCGGCGACCTTGAGAGACCGTTGCACAAATCGGTGACCTGAGAGACCACCGATGACTGATTGACTGAAGCGGAGAGAACTTCTGGTGAGTTTGCCCTGATTTTTTACGGTGAGTGAGGTAATGAGTTCCGCCTCGTTCGCCAGAAAAGGAAAGCCTGAGAAACTTTCCTCTCCCGCTTTAGCCAATCGGCGTTTTGCTTACATGAATTATTGCCAGTTACAGGGAAGTGTCCCTGAGGAAATAAGAAGCCGGGTTGTGGCTGTGAATGGCTGCCCTGCTTGAAGCCTGTGAATGATCAGTGAGAACTGTGGCGGCCAGGCGAGATGATTGTCTGAAGAAATCAAACCATTACTCATCACTCACTGCGATTGAAACGCGGAACATCAAAATAAAAGGAGCTTCAAATGAGTCGTTGTATTAAACAGTTCTGGAATGATGAAGGCGGTTTCGTGCTGTCAGCCGAACTGGTCATTATTCTGACCGTGGCAGTACTGGCGATGATCGTCGGTCTTACCTATGTGCAGTCAGCAGTCATTACCGAATTTAATGACATTGGAAATGCACTGTCTTCATTGAACCAGACCTATGCATATTCTGGATTTCAGTCCTGGAGCTATTTCGGTAAGTACAAAGCTTTTTATGCCGGTTCTGCTTACGGCACTTCTCCTCGCGGAGCAGCGATGCTGGGGTATAATGGCGCGGCCTGCAACTATGGGAATCAGACTTACGGAGGCAGCTATTCCCAGGATATTCCACTGCAGCAGGAAACCGTTGAAGAGCCTTGTGAAATCTGCAGGCCCGATGAAGTGATTGAAGAGCCTGCCGTCGATTGTCCACACTGTCAGCCTGGAGAACCAATGCTGGCTCCGGAACCAGAGCCGAATGTTGTTGCTCCACCCAAGCAGTAATTTAGAGGTGTGCAACACTGATTACGATCAATTGGGAAGTGTTAATTTCAGCCAGCAGAAGTCAATTTCTGCTGGCTGTTTTTTTATGCAACCTGGAAGCGTCATCATCAACCAAAATAATTTCAACGCAGGGATTTATGCGATCCATCACAGCGGGGGAGTTTCTTCGAGAGTCCGCAGGTGCAGTCATGCAGTCCTTTACCCTCGAGGATCTGTGGAGTCAGTTTTTCAATCCGTGAGACGCGGGTCTGGGATTGTTTGGGGGTGGAAAAGTGGATGATGTAGGCTCGTTGTCTGCCGGGGGTAAGGACTGTGAAAGCTTTTTTCAAGGCCGGATTGTTTTTGAATTGGTCCTGCAATTCGTGAGGTAGCTCAGGTTCCGCTTCCTGTTGGAGATCTACCTTACGGCCTGTTTTCTCCAACTCGATGGCTTCGAGAATGTAGCGTTGCACAACCGGTTCGAGTTCATTGATTTCCTGCAGCGATGTGAACCGGATCAGCCGCGCAGCCCGCGAGTTCTTGTCGGGCCTGGCGAGAACCTGATCAGGATCTTTCAGCAGGGCCCCTTTGAAGAAACTGAGTGAGCAGAAATCTTTGAAGCATCCCAGAATGACGACGTTTTTGTTCTGAAATGTGTAACAGGGGCTGCGCCATTTCAGTTCCTCAGTCAGCGGTGACTTGAGCAGGATTTTTCTGAGTTTTGTGGCTTCTGTTTGCCAGTGCTGTAACTCAGCTAGATAGTCGTCGACTGCGGAGTTCCTGGTCGGCATGGAGAAACGCTTTGATAAAGGTGAAAGGTCGTGTCAGCAGAAGAGAAGCTTGTGACTTCTCGGGAGATTGAGAAGGTCTGCAGCTGCATTGTAACTATTAAGGTGAGAGAGGCGATACCGGAGTTGTGATGAGCTGAGGAGGGCCGGGCATTGTGAGGGGAAATAAAAAAACCTTGCCCGTTATGGACAAGGTTTTTAGATGTTGGCTACTCGAAGTAGCATCTGAGTGGAGGATACCGGGCTCGAACCGGTGACCTTTTGGCTGCCAGCCAAACGCTCTCCCAACTGAGCTAATCCCCCGAATTGCGGTAAGTTCCACCTGCGAGATAGGATAAGGATAGAAAATAGTTTCGGCAATTCAAGTGCTGGGAAACAATCTAAATGAAAAAAACGCCTAAAAAGCTGGTAGAAGTTTTTGCAGATCCCCTTTGATGGATATGTGTTAGGAAAAAACAGCCCCGAAACAGGTTTTCCGAACCTGTGGGCGGTGTTTCGGCTCCACTCAAGTAATGACAGGGAAGGTATTGGCGGGGTTCAGGTGGTTCTCTGCCTCAATTTAATTTCAGGGGGAGTATTTCATGGTTGTGGGACTGATATCGCGTTTGCACGCACATCGCCGCTGGGTTAATCAGAGGTTGCTGGAATCTGCTCAACGACTGTCTGAGGAACAGAGACGTCAGTAATTTTCTATCGGCCAGGGCTCGATCTGGAAAACGCTGATGCATTTGTATGCAGCCGAATATGTCTGGCTGGAAGCGCTACTGGGAGATACGGCGCCCGTGTAACCGGGGGATCTGCCAGGAGAGTTGCCTGGAAATCAGCGGGGAGAAGGCGGAATCCATTCACTGGAGGAGCTTAAAGAAAGATGGGGGGAACTGGAGCAGCGCTGGATTGCGTATCTGCAGGGGCTGAATGAAGCCGATCTGGCGCAGGTCGTTCGTAAACAGAGTACCAGCTCCGGTAAGGGACAAGTGCATCAGACCCGGCGATCGGATGTGCTGATGCATGTCTGTCTGCATGCGCAATACACGACCGCGCAGCTGATCAACATGCTGCGACAGGCAGGCGCGGAAAGTCTGCCCGACAGCATGCTGATCACGTTAGCACGCCAGGAAATGGCTTAGGAAAACCAGGCATTCCCGGGGGAAGTCGATTAAACGAACTTCCGGATGACTCCTTTGACAACGCCCAGGATCTGGACATTGTTGGAATAAATGGGGGCCATGCTCGAGTTAGCCGGTTCCAGCCGCACGCGATCTGCTTCCTGGTAGAAGCGTTTCAGCGTGGCTTCCTGCTGGTCAACGAGGGCAACCACGATTTCACCTTGCTGGCAGGTTTCCTGTTTTTTGACGATCACGTAGTCGCCATCCTGAATCTGGGCTTCGATCATGGAAGTCCCTTTGACTTTGAGGCAGAAGTTGTCGCCCGAATCAAACAGGGAGCTGAAATCGACTTGTGAATCGCCCATGGTTGAGCCAATCGGGGCCCCCGCCTGCAGCGATCCTGCCAGATGGATGTTGGCCGGTTTCTGGGCATTGTCACAGAGTTGGATCGAACGTGAGATATGTGATTTGCGTTTGATCAGCCCTTTACGTTCGAGTGCCTTGAGGTGTCCCATGACGCCGTTGGGAGAGCGAATATCGAATGCATCGCCGATCTCACGGACTGTGGGGCCATAGCCACGGTTAATAATCTTATCTTTTAGAAACTGGTAAATAGCCTGTTGGCGTTCTGTCAGCTTGACTTTCTGGTCAATCATGCCTGCTTTTCCTCACATCTTTAATTACGTAACGGGTAACTTTAAAGGGAATTTCTCCACAAGCTGGCCCGCTCTATACACTAATGGACTCTTATCACCCTTATTCCTAACAGGATAATTTACATATAAAGGAAAAAAAGAGTCAAATTTCAGAGATCAGTGTCAATTGATGTGTAATGGTAAGGCTTTACAAAGAAAAGGCTTACAAGAGAGATGTTTGCAGGAAGTCGTTTCAGGTGGACAGTCGGGAAATGATTATTAAAAAAAGTGAAAGTTGCCTCTCGCTGTTCACCGGCTGATTTCCGGTCGCACGTTACGAGCGTGCGAATCCGGGATTTCAGCGGTGATTTTGCAAAATACTTAGCTGGCGACTTCGACAGGAAAGGCCTCGCAGGCGAGCAGTTTGATGCGTGCCAGATCGAGTTTCCCGGTTCCCAGGAGCGGGATGGCGTCGACTTCGAGGAAACTGTCGCTGGAGGGCAGCCAGAGATTGGGAATGCCTGACTGTGCCAGCTCTTTGAGGATTTCGTCGACTGATTTGTTCAAATGTTTATGCAGGACGATGAGCCGTTCCCCTTTGCGTGCATCGGGAACTGCAGTCACTGCGACTTCGACCTCGGCTTCTTCCGCATCCGGTTCGCTGACGATGCCGGTGATGATTTCTTCGATTCTGAGATGTGGCACCATTTCTCCCCCAATTTTGGAGAAGCGAGTCTGCCGACCAGTGATGGCGATGAAACCATCTTCATCGATCGTGGCGATGTCCCCCGTGTTGTACCAGCCATCAATGATGACCTCTGCGGTTTTCTCGGGATTGTTGAGATACCCTTTCATGACGTTGGGCCCCTTGATGAAGAGAAGTCCCTCTTCACCATCCGGAAGGTCTTCCATCGTTTCCGGGTTGACTGTTTTGGCCATGACGCAGGGGATGGGGCGACCAACGGTTCCCGGTTTCGCAGAGACTTCATCCGGATCCAACTGGCGGCTGGGGGGAACATTCACTGCTGCGACGGGGGAGAGTTCGGTGGTACCGTAGCCTTCAGTGGGGAAGATACCGAATTTTTCTTCGAATTCCCGGGCGAGACTCTGGGGCAGTTTTTCGGCACCCGTGATGACGACATCCATCGAGGCAAACTGCTCTTTGGTGCAGCGTTTGAGGTAGTGCCTGAGGAAGGTCGGTGTGGTGGCGAAAAGTGTTGCCTTGTATTTTTCGATCATTTTGCCGACGGTGCGGGCATCGGTCGGATTAAAGTGGTAGCAGGAACGCATTTTTCTGACGAAAGGCATCCAGAGTGAAATCGTGTAGCCGAACGAATGGAAGAAGGGCAGGATTCCCAGGATGCAATCCTTCTGCGAGAGCTGAAGCAGATCGTCGGCAGAGTTGATATTCGAGATAATATTGTGGTGGGAGAGCATCACCCCTTTGGGAAGCCCGGTCGAACCGGAAGTGAAAATTACCGTACTGAGATCATCCGATTTGACGCGATGCAGTCCAATGATACGTTCGATGATCCAGGCGGGGACGACGAATGCCTGGAACATGCTGACGAGTTTATCCCAGAGAGTGACTTTGGTTTTGAGGTCATCCAGCAGGACCACGTTGGCGTCCATTTCGATGGGACGTTTTTCCAGGAACTTCTGGCTGGTGAGCACGGTTTTGATACCGGCTTCCTGAATACAGTAATTAATGTCGCTGTCGGAAAGTGTGTAATTGAGATTGATGGGTACCCGACCTGAGATCGCGAGACTGGCGTTGACGGCACAACCGCCGACTGAGGGAGGCAGCAGGACGCCGACCATCTTTTCATCCGGCTTGAGTACAAACTTGTTGAGCAGGCGTCTGAGGACGAGCGCGCCGGTGAGCAGCATGCCTCCAGTGCGTTCGTCACCCATGGAGTCAGAGACTTTGAGCTGGAATCTCTGACTTTTACATTTTCTCAAAAACAGTCGTGGTGGAATCATTTGGTACGTCTTTCGAAAATTGGCGGCATCAACTCCCAGGTTCTGAACGACTCGCTGGACGTGTTTTTCGTTTTCCGGATGGAGAACGGGTTTTCCAAATCGAATTGAAACCGGGTAGGGCCACCGCCTGGGTTTTTTCCAGAAAAACTTTCCGCCATGAAAACTGAAGATGCTTCCCCACAACTCATCGATATAGACAGGGATGACGGGAGCACCAGTGCCTTTAATGATTTTCATCAGGCCGGATTGAAACGGTTGCAGATATCCCGAACGGGTTAACTTTCCTTCCGCGAAGATACAGACTAATTCGCCATTTTCAATGGCATTTCTCGCGGATTTGATTGATTTCATAAGTGCTTTGGGGCCGTCTTCCACGTTGATGGGGATCGTGTTATACAGCCGGGAGAGCCAGGCGACCCAGGGCGCTTCAACGTAGGTGGAGTAGGCGATCATTCTGACGGGACGCGTGGAGGTCAGAATCAGAAAGATGCCATCCAGCCAGGAGACGTGGTTGGCAACCAGCAGGGCGCCCCCTTTCTTGGGGAGATTCTTAAGACCCTTTACCCGCAGCTTGTAAATCGTGCAACTGACGAGCCAGACCATAAAGCGGATGGTGGCGTTGGGGAGCAGTTTGAAGATGTAAATCCCAACCGGTATTGTGAGCAGGCCCAGGACCATGAAAATCTGACTGGCCGACAGTTCGAGGTGCTTCTGCATGACCCAGAAGGCAAACGAAGCGACGAGAATGAAGGCGAATGCAAGGAAGTTCGCGGCTGCCAGGACACTGCCACGCGTTTCTACGTCACTGCGGTGCTGGAGGAATGTTTCCAGCGGAATGTCAAACAGTCCCGAACTGACGCCGAGCAGGAAGAGCCAGAGCAGCGACAGGGAGTAGTGCAGGCTGGTGGCGTTCTCGGTTCCCGGTCCCACGCTGTTACCAGTGAAGAACAGCATCAGAGAGGTCAAGACAATGCCCGCAGCACCCAGGGGGACGATGCCCAGCTCGATGCGTCCGGAAGACCAGATCCCGGCGAGGATACTTCCCAATGCGACACCGAATACGAGGATGCCCAGCAGGGGACCGATGTCTTTCTGTGTCAGCTGCAGTTCATTGATGCCGTAGGTATCGACGTTCATTTGAGCCAGTGAAGCCAGCATCCAGAAGAAGGCGACCCCCAGTGCGGTGCGGAGCAGAGGCGTACTGCTGCGGAGTAACTGCATCTGGTGCCAGGTTTCTTTGGCTGGATTGTAGGGGAATTCGCGTGTAGGAGCTGCCGCGGGCAGCTTGCGGATCTTCAGGCTGACCAGAGTTCCCAGGGCAGCGACACCAATCAGTGCGAAGGCGGCAATCTGAATATCGGAGAAGGTACCAGGATTTTTCAGACTGGGCTGCGTGATGTAGTACAGATAATTACCGGCGATGAAGCCGAGGGCGGAGGAGACGACGGTAATCAGTCCCATCAGGCCGTTGCCGCGGGAGAGTCGGTTATCTCGGAGCATTTCAGGGATACTGCCGAACTTGGCCGGACCGAACAATGCGCTCTGGCAGCCCATCAGCGCCACAATCGAAAAGAGCAGATAAATATTCCCGATCTGAATCGCCCAGATGCCGAGAATCATGATGAGGATTTCGGCTACCTTACAGGCGATGATCACCGTCCGTTTGCTGAAGCGGTCGGCGAGATAACCGGCGACGCTGGCCAGCAGCAGGTAAGGGAGCGTGAAACAGGCCAGTCCGAGGGAGAGGGCTTCTGCATCTCCGATGGCCGGTTTTCCGATGGGGATAATGAACCAGCGGAACATGTTGTCGTTCATGGCTCCCAGAAACTGGGTGGCCAGTAACGCCAGGAAGGAAGGGGAATTTAATGTTCCTTTGCGTCCACCGTGAGCGCGAGCACTGTTTTCTGCCGTGACAGTTGAATTCATTCTTGTTTGAGATCCAGGTTGTGGTACGCCGCTGTCAATTAATTTGTATGCATCAGACAGAGCCTGATGGTTCAGCTTGAGAAAGCTTATTGTAAGTAATGCAGCTTAATTACTGACATCAAACAATGGCGGAGAAAGGTTGAAAAACTCACGCAGAAAATTGCGCGAATTCAAGCAAAGGGGAATAATATTCCAAAAGGCATTATTCTGTAAAGACTTAGTGAACGGAGAGCGTTCAACGGGCTGGAAAGGGGCGATTCACTGTATACATGTTGCCCGGGTGAGGCGTCTCAGGGAATGAAGGTATAAGCGCCTGCGTTGTTTTCAGCGAGTTCGCGTAACAGTTTCTCGCCTTCCCGATTACCGAAGCAGATTCCGTTGACGGTCACGCGTTTGTTCAAGCCTGCGTTGTCGACCACCGTGTTGAAGGTCTTGACGTCAGCGATGTTGAACTGGCCATCGGTGAGGAAATAGATCGTGTCAGGCTGGAGTCTGAGGGCGAGCAGCAGGGCTTCGAGTGGTTCGGTTCTGCCGACACCTGGCACGCGTGCGACCCAGTTGAGATAGCGGGATTTGGCCTGCTTCGTAGCGGGCTGAAGTCGGTTGGCCGGCATGGGGATGGCCACATCGCTGAAGAAGATGACAAAGAATTCCTGCTGTTCATCCATGGAGAGAATTGCCCGGGCAAGTTCCAGCTTCACACGTCCCAGGCGGGTTTTGCCCTCACTTTCATGGGGAAAGTTCATGCTTTTGGATGAGTCGACCACATAGACTATTTTCTTGCTCTTGGGATTAATGCCAAAGAAGTTGCCGTTTCCCGTTCCATTTCCTGAACCGGATGTGGCCCCGCCGATGGCATCGGAGGTTAAGAGTGCACCAACAATGTCGGCGGCATGCTTCGTCGTAGGTGATTCTTCGAACTGCGTGCTTTGCGGCAGAGGACCATTATATCGGGAAGAGAGGGACTCCCGGTCGGGAGCGGCAGTCCGATCCGCCATCTGAGGGAGCGGCGAATTGACGGCCGCACTGGATGATTCTTCCTGTTTGTATGTGACCGGCGTGAGATCGATGACGGTGGGGTCGACTTCCTCCCGGGTGGGCGACCAGCGGGTCTCGATCGCAGTCTGGGGAGTCGAATTCAGAGAATCCACCTCTTCAGCCACCAGCAAAGAGAGCCCTCCGATGAGAATCAGGTGCGCCAGTGTGGAGACACCAAGGCCCTGATTCCAGCGTGATTGGGTACCAGATTGTGGCTGGCTCTGGTGCATGAAGGTCCCGAAACCTCAATTCTCTTGGTGTGGGGCTGGAAATTGTCGAAAAGCGTCAGCTGACTGCTCATATTTTAGCGTAGGAACAGGTCGGACAACAGGAGGAATCTGAGAATGCCCCCTCTGGAATATTATCGAGCCTGTGACGCTGCGGGATTTAGCGACTTTCACTTAAAGAGGTAAAAAACGGCTGGAGATAAATGTCTGCAGCGTATAAGATTAAGTTGATCCGGGGGAGACAGGCAGCAGGGGCGTTGGAGGCAGGTGCAGGTCGGATGTTTTCCTGGATTTCATCATAAGGGACGAAGCCCGGTTCTGAGGGATCGACAAACTCTGGGTTCAGCCCGCGCAACGCTGGAAATCTATAGTGCGACTGAGTTTCCGGCCGAGCAGGGCAGAATGTGAGCAATGGAAGGCGGAGATGGATAAGCCGGTTCTGTTTTTTGATGGTGTCTGTGGTCTGTGTAACCGGAGCGTGGATTTTGCAATGTCACGCGATCCGGAAGGGCGGCTGCTCTATTCACCTCTGCAGGGGGAAACGGCGACCGAACTGTTGAGCGAACCGGATCGGGCAAATATAGATACTGTGATTTTTCTCCCGGCTGACCGCAGTCGAGTTTATCGGCGATCTGCGGCTGCGGTGCGTGTGTTGTGGTTACTGGGTTTTCCCTGGAATGTCTGCGGATGGTTATTGTGGCTGATCCCTTTGCCACTAAGAAACGTGGGGTATCGACTGGTTGCGAAAGCACGGTATCGTTTTTTCGGCAAACATGAAACCTGCCGGATGCCGACA
This region includes:
- a CDS encoding matrixin family metalloprotease, with the protein product TLLDGSLLAGSGSDAFGQMDLLTVVMHELGHTLGLEDLDSDGTLMSESLDVSERRLPSADDLDDFFSGIAGGDNPLLD
- a CDS encoding methyltransferase domain-containing protein; this translates as MTEASHQRLTIDQFTRQAVPFTKLQGHSTSLDLLAELSQLKDTDEVLDVACGPGIVACYFAEKAQRVTGVDLTPEMLRQARRRQEEQGLQNLEWVEGSGETLPFPDDRFSLVVSRYAFHHFERPETVFAEMCRVCQPGGIVLVADVCLPAEQVAAYDALEKLRDPSHVHVLSRDEICTLFENQKLQQIQFGEYKVELTVEEQLAASFPVPGGAEEFRRLLENDVTENRYGVSVHQEAGALCYAVPIVSAAGRKP
- a CDS encoding DUF1801 domain-containing protein; the protein is MPTRNSAVDDYLAELQHWQTEATKLRKILLKSPLTEELKWRSPCYTFQNKNVVILGCFKDFCSLSFFKGALLKDPDQVLARPDKNSRAARLIRFTSLQEINELEPVVQRYILEAIELEKTGRKVDLQQEAEPELPHELQDQFKNNPALKKAFTVLTPGRQRAYIIHFSTPKQSQTRVSRIEKLTPQILEGKGLHDCTCGLSKKLPRCDGSHKSLR
- a CDS encoding DinB family protein — protein: MPGNQRGEGGIHSLEELKERWGELEQRWIAYLQGLNEADLAQVVRKQSTSSGKGQVHQTRRSDVLMHVCLHAQYTTAQLINMLRQAGAESLPDSMLITLARQEMA
- the lexA gene encoding transcriptional repressor LexA; its protein translation is MIDQKVKLTERQQAIYQFLKDKIINRGYGPTVREIGDAFDIRSPNGVMGHLKALERKGLIKRKSHISRSIQLCDNAQKPANIHLAGSLQAGAPIGSTMGDSQVDFSSLFDSGDNFCLKVKGTSMIEAQIQDGDYVIVKKQETCQQGEIVVALVDQQEATLKRFYQEADRVRLEPANSSMAPIYSNNVQILGVVKGVIRKFV
- a CDS encoding acyl-[ACP]--phospholipid O-acyltransferase — protein: MNSTVTAENSARAHGGRKGTLNSPSFLALLATQFLGAMNDNMFRWFIIPIGKPAIGDAEALSLGLACFTLPYLLLASVAGYLADRFSKRTVIIACKVAEILIMILGIWAIQIGNIYLLFSIVALMGCQSALFGPAKFGSIPEMLRDNRLSRGNGLMGLITVVSSALGFIAGNYLYYITQPSLKNPGTFSDIQIAAFALIGVAALGTLVSLKIRKLPAAAPTREFPYNPAKETWHQMQLLRSSTPLLRTALGVAFFWMLASLAQMNVDTYGINELQLTQKDIGPLLGILVFGVALGSILAGIWSSGRIELGIVPLGAAGIVLTSLMLFFTGNSVGPGTENATSLHYSLSLLWLFLLGVSSGLFDIPLETFLQHRSDVETRGSVLAAANFLAFAFILVASFAFWVMQKHLELSASQIFMVLGLLTIPVGIYIFKLLPNATIRFMVWLVSCTIYKLRVKGLKNLPKKGGALLVANHVSWLDGIFLILTSTRPVRMIAYSTYVEAPWVAWLSRLYNTIPINVEDGPKALMKSIKSARNAIENGELVCIFAEGKLTRSGYLQPFQSGLMKIIKGTGAPVIPVYIDELWGSIFSFHGGKFFWKKPRRWPYPVSIRFGKPVLHPENEKHVQRVVQNLGVDAANFRKTYQMIPPRLFLRKCKSQRFQLKVSDSMGDERTGGMLLTGALVLRRLLNKFVLKPDEKMVGVLLPPSVGGCAVNASLAISGRVPINLNYTLSDSDINYCIQEAGIKTVLTSQKFLEKRPIEMDANVVLLDDLKTKVTLWDKLVSMFQAFVVPAWIIERIIGLHRVKSDDLSTVIFTSGSTGLPKGVMLSHHNIISNINSADDLLQLSQKDCILGILPFFHSFGYTISLWMPFVRKMRSCYHFNPTDARTVGKMIEKYKATLFATTPTFLRHYLKRCTKEQFASMDVVITGAEKLPQSLAREFEEKFGIFPTEGYGTTELSPVAAVNVPPSRQLDPDEVSAKPGTVGRPIPCVMAKTVNPETMEDLPDGEEGLLFIKGPNVMKGYLNNPEKTAEVIIDGWYNTGDIATIDEDGFIAITGRQTRFSKIGGEMVPHLRIEEIITGIVSEPDAEEAEVEVAVTAVPDARKGERLIVLHKHLNKSVDEILKELAQSGIPNLWLPSSDSFLEVDAIPLLGTGKLDLARIKLLACEAFPVEVAS
- a CDS encoding vWA domain-containing protein, with amino-acid sequence MHQSQPQSGTQSRWNQGLGVSTLAHLILIGGLSLLVAEEVDSLNSTPQTAIETRWSPTREEVDPTVIDLTPVTYKQEESSSAAVNSPLPQMADRTAAPDRESLSSRYNGPLPQSTQFEESPTTKHAADIVGALLTSDAIGGATSGSGNGTGNGNFFGINPKSKKIVYVVDSSKSMNFPHESEGKTRLGRVKLELARAILSMDEQQEFFVIFFSDVAIPMPANRLQPATKQAKSRYLNWVARVPGVGRTEPLEALLLALRLQPDTIYFLTDGQFNIADVKTFNTVVDNAGLNKRVTVNGICFGNREGEKLLRELAENNAGAYTFIP
- a CDS encoding DCC1-like thiol-disulfide oxidoreductase family protein, with translation MDKPVLFFDGVCGLCNRSVDFAMSRDPEGRLLYSPLQGETATELLSEPDRANIDTVIFLPADRSRVYRRSAAAVRVLWLLGFPWNVCGWLLWLIPLPLRNVGYRLVAKARYRFFGKHETCRMPTPEERSRFLP